A section of the Leptospira kobayashii genome encodes:
- a CDS encoding COX15/CtaA family protein, which yields MKIQKIYTALSVLILFNMIYGPLVRATDSGLACPDWPLCNGQFVPTWTFHIFMEVGHRYYSGILGILIFAALIFVLKNKEHRKNYAIPATLSLIFLISQVTLGALTVTKLLHPTTVNLHLINAVLLLTTCLTIALQAKEEGKSVFHAKPEARLLFVLILAFVLYQLFLGGKVSSHYAGLACPDFPTCFGEWIPKMHGTIRFQMEHRIFGYITALLILGTTAYSIFRLEDTKVKFYLKAASYLIILQILVGALNVLYQLPKLLTGFHTLNGVFVFTACYIASFHQFRKSETGSEKVDYHA from the coding sequence ATGAAAATACAAAAAATATACACCGCCCTCTCCGTCTTAATCCTCTTCAATATGATCTACGGACCGCTTGTGCGAGCCACGGATTCAGGTCTTGCTTGTCCCGATTGGCCTTTGTGCAACGGGCAATTTGTACCTACCTGGACTTTTCATATCTTTATGGAAGTAGGACACCGGTATTATTCGGGTATTTTAGGGATACTGATCTTTGCCGCATTGATATTCGTTCTCAAAAACAAAGAACATAGAAAGAATTATGCGATCCCTGCGACATTATCCCTTATTTTTCTTATTTCCCAAGTGACTTTGGGTGCGTTAACGGTAACAAAACTTCTTCACCCAACTACGGTTAACCTTCATTTGATCAATGCGGTTTTGCTTCTCACTACATGCCTGACGATTGCATTGCAAGCAAAGGAAGAAGGTAAATCTGTTTTTCACGCAAAGCCTGAAGCACGGCTTTTATTCGTACTGATCCTAGCTTTTGTTCTATACCAACTCTTTCTGGGAGGAAAAGTGAGTTCCCATTATGCAGGACTTGCCTGCCCCGATTTTCCTACCTGTTTCGGAGAATGGATTCCCAAGATGCACGGCACGATCAGATTCCAAATGGAACACAGAATATTCGGATACATCACTGCACTTCTGATCCTGGGAACGACCGCCTATTCCATCTTCCGATTGGAAGATACAAAAGTGAAGTTTTATCTGAAAGCAGCGTCCTATCTGATCATTTTACAGATATTAGTTGGTGCGCTAAACGTTCTTTATCAGCTGCCAAAGCTTCTGACCGGGTTTCATACATTAAACGGAGTTTTTGTTTTTACCGCATGTTATATCGCCAGTTTCCACCAGTTTCGAAAAAGCGAAACCGGATCTGAGAAAGTAGACTATCATGCTTAA
- the cyoE gene encoding heme o synthase encodes MLKTWNQLTKPRVTILVLATVFPGLYLGTEGTPSLSLTLVTMLGTYLMSSASFIFNQYIEWEKDAVMYRTKKRPIPEGIITPKTALFLGTVIMLLAFGILHYYVNLLTAICAWAALLLYVFLYTLWLKPRTEQNVVIGGISGCIGPLIGYAAVSNSLPLPAWVLFLMIFLWTPAHFWALAIFLKKDYEFAGIPMMPVVSGVDKTVKQIFLYSIAYSVTVLGFYFAEDRMGMIYLTSAILLTILFLSFAYKLLQIKEAVFAKKFFFFSILHLFLVSIAIVVDSRI; translated from the coding sequence ATGCTTAAAACCTGGAACCAACTCACCAAACCAAGGGTCACGATCCTTGTGCTCGCAACTGTTTTTCCGGGCCTTTATCTGGGAACGGAGGGAACACCTTCCCTTTCCTTGACACTAGTCACAATGCTCGGAACCTATCTGATGAGTTCCGCATCCTTCATATTCAATCAATACATCGAATGGGAAAAAGACGCCGTGATGTACAGAACGAAAAAAAGACCGATCCCGGAAGGAATCATCACTCCCAAGACGGCACTCTTTTTGGGAACAGTGATTATGCTTCTTGCTTTCGGGATATTGCATTATTATGTAAATCTTCTCACAGCCATTTGTGCTTGGGCCGCATTATTACTTTATGTATTTCTTTACACTCTTTGGTTGAAACCCAGGACGGAACAAAATGTTGTGATCGGGGGAATTTCCGGCTGCATAGGACCTTTGATCGGTTATGCGGCGGTCTCAAATTCTCTTCCATTACCTGCATGGGTTTTATTTTTAATGATCTTTCTCTGGACACCTGCGCATTTCTGGGCTTTGGCGATTTTCCTTAAAAAAGATTATGAATTCGCTGGGATTCCCATGATGCCTGTGGTTTCCGGCGTAGATAAAACAGTGAAGCAGATTTTCTTATATTCCATCGCCTATTCGGTTACGGTTCTGGGATTCTATTTTGCAGAAGATAGAATGGGAATGATTTATCTTACTTCGGCGATACTGCTGACTATTTTGTTTTTGAGCTTCGCCTATAAATTATTGCAGATCAAAGAAGCGGTTTTTGCTAAAAAGTTTTTCTTTTTCAGCATACTTCACCTTTTCCTTGTGAGCATTGCCATTGTAGTCGATTCCAGAATTTAG
- a CDS encoding TPM domain-containing protein produces MGILSRYFSTTDLTEIKLAVQEAEKKTSGEIVPYFAEASHHYKEWNWFGSFIGGGLGGSALFFLDRFGFKGWDYGALDSIVFVWLGAFAGFILPYFLSSLRLAIVPFGAKKFFVNLKAKEAFLEEEVFRTNNRTGILIYISLREKMVRVLPDTAIAKIVPQSDWEEAVRLIVEGMKSKRKKEGIVASILFCGNLLVKYGLQIQKDDKNEISDEIRDGGTQL; encoded by the coding sequence ATGGGTATTTTATCTCGTTACTTTTCCACAACTGATCTAACAGAAATCAAACTCGCTGTCCAAGAAGCGGAGAAAAAAACTTCCGGAGAAATCGTTCCTTATTTTGCGGAAGCCTCTCACCATTACAAAGAATGGAATTGGTTCGGCTCTTTTATCGGAGGCGGATTGGGAGGATCGGCACTTTTCTTTTTAGACAGATTCGGTTTCAAAGGATGGGACTACGGCGCATTGGATTCAATCGTATTCGTATGGTTAGGTGCTTTTGCCGGATTCATTCTTCCTTATTTTCTTTCTTCCCTACGTTTAGCAATTGTTCCGTTCGGTGCAAAAAAATTCTTTGTAAACCTGAAAGCAAAAGAAGCTTTTTTGGAAGAAGAAGTGTTTCGCACAAACAACAGAACCGGTATTTTGATTTATATTTCTTTGCGGGAAAAAATGGTACGCGTGCTTCCGGACACTGCCATCGCAAAAATCGTTCCCCAGTCCGATTGGGAAGAAGCGGTTCGTTTGATTGTGGAAGGAATGAAATCAAAACGCAAAAAAGAAGGAATCGTTGCCTCCATACTTTTTTGCGGCAATTTGCTTGTTAAGTACGGACTTCAAATCCAAAAAGATGATAAAAACGAAATCTCCGATGAAATCAGAGATGGCGGAACTCAACTTTAG
- a CDS encoding TPM domain-containing protein, translated as MIKTKSPMKSEMAELNFRKKEVKIYSLVFILGLSYFTSLQAIDVPELSKRVTDKAGILSEETIVNLETKLKAQEASTSNQIAILTLPSLEGEAIEEVAIQVFDKWKLGQKSKNNGVLFLIAPTERKMRIEVGRGLEGALTDVQAYRIIQKEIKPKFKAGDMNAGVEAGVDAIIGTISGEYSPSEDDVSTTGSGAENHIVYLIVAAVILFVGLFMPSLMAGIVTYLFTVSIWYQGLLGFFESAVAVFITVAIGVGYLLLKLIWPSSGGGSGGGFYGGGYSSSDDSWSSSSSDDSWSGGGGDSGGGGSSGDW; from the coding sequence ATGATAAAAACGAAATCTCCGATGAAATCAGAGATGGCGGAACTCAACTTTAGGAAAAAAGAAGTGAAAATTTACAGTTTAGTTTTTATATTAGGACTTTCTTATTTTACCAGCTTACAAGCGATAGACGTTCCTGAGTTGTCCAAACGAGTCACGGACAAAGCAGGCATTCTTTCCGAAGAAACCATCGTCAATCTGGAAACAAAATTAAAAGCTCAGGAAGCATCCACTTCCAATCAAATTGCAATACTCACCCTTCCCAGCTTGGAAGGAGAAGCGATCGAAGAAGTTGCCATTCAAGTTTTTGATAAGTGGAAATTGGGTCAAAAATCGAAAAACAACGGAGTATTGTTTTTAATCGCACCTACGGAAAGAAAGATGAGAATCGAAGTGGGTCGCGGGTTGGAAGGAGCACTTACGGACGTTCAAGCTTACCGCATCATTCAAAAAGAAATCAAACCCAAATTCAAAGCGGGGGATATGAATGCCGGCGTTGAAGCCGGAGTGGATGCAATCATCGGTACGATCTCGGGTGAGTATTCGCCAAGCGAAGATGATGTTTCCACAACGGGCAGCGGAGCGGAAAATCATATCGTTTATCTGATTGTAGCAGCTGTTATCCTGTTTGTGGGACTTTTTATGCCTTCTTTGATGGCAGGAATCGTCACTTATCTATTTACGGTAAGCATTTGGTACCAGGGTTTACTCGGGTTTTTCGAATCGGCTGTCGCGGTTTTTATCACCGTGGCGATCGGGGTCGGCTATCTTTTGTTAAAGTTGATTTGGCCTAGTAGTGGCGGTGGCTCGGGAGGGGGCTTTTACGGAGGAGGGTATTCTTCGTCGGATGATTCCTGGTCTTCTTCTAGTTCGGACGACAGTTGGTCCGGAGGCGGAGGTGATTCCGGTGGTGGTGGATCCAGTGGAGATTGGTAG